CAATCAGTCAATACGAAAGTACTCCAACACGAGCAATTAAACTATAAACATCATCCTAATTGTACAAATGCACCGGACctcttgcttttttcaaacgaataGCACCAGAAACTCCTGTTTCATGTTCttgaatcatttgaaaaatagttCTTGATAGTAATAAAGAAATCCTCTAGAAATCGATCGTCATCAGTTATTTCTCATGATTCcctagaaaaaatcaaaataataggCTCTTAGCACGGTCTGCTGGGAACAATTCTCCCAACGAAAGTTCAGATCCCCACCCTTTTGTTACAAACGCTAACACATCGCTCCTGCCGCGCAATATCGTCTGCACGATCGCCGCCACGACATATAAACAACCTTTGCCTGCGCCGCATCAGCACAATATTTTGACGGCTTACTCTCACGCATAAACACTAGTAGCGACTTTTTAGTTCCAATACTTTCATTTATCATTGAATCATCTACAAcaccttcaaaatttcaccagCATCCGCCTTCCTCGTagatattttacattttgaaaatataaaatgaaagaagtcaCTACTCTGAAAGATTTTCACTAAACAAATATTTAGACATCAAAGATCTTTCAGCATGTAAGCATTTCCATAGGTATTCAATAACAGTGGACAACACTAACTACTTCAGTCGTTGAAACgatgaagaaaatcttcaatcCTATTCAAAGTCGAGGATCTACAAAAGTCCTTGTTGTAACGACCAAATATGCGGATTTCGGGAGCAGAGTCGATAGCAATGGCACAGATGAGAAAGTCGTCCTCTAGAGCACTGAAATAAGACGAATACAGGACCATTCAGCTGTTAACTTTGTTCTGGTGTCAAAGTCCAGTATGCAAAATGATTAAAACAATATGAAACTTTGTGGCACGTTTACAAACTTCATTAAGGCGCGAAAATGTAGCAACTAAAAATGTACACACAACTTCATAAAGCAAGTGACAATGGTACCGTTTTCAACTGCTATATATGCAATACTAGAAATCATCGGCTAGAATACACGTCAAAATAATACAAACGGCAATAGTAGAATTTGTTTcttagaaaaacaacaactcaGGAAATGGAACTGAACAAAACGCACTAGATGAAACAACAGCAGCGACATCGTTGCTACGCGAGGTAACGCAAGAGAAAACGACAAAGAATATGCTTGTAAACAACGACGAGGACCGCACTTCAGTCCCCCTTAAACAGCGCCCACACTCTTGGAGACTCGATGTAGCCTAAAATAACGTATCATTACGAAAGGAAATAGAGGTTGGGGACAAGGAAGGTTTGAATGAATGGAAAGGACCAGCGGTAAAAACCAATCTAAACAACATCATCACAATTACAAAAGTAATATCCTTTATTCTATCCATACGGTAAAACCGGCATTCGCGACTAATCAAAAAGGGTTAAACAGATGAAAGTGGTTTTCTCTCGTAATTCAGATCCGCAATCTTCATTCCTAGTAGGACTCCAAACGTTGTTCAAGTTGAATCTCAACTTGAAAAAAGCATAAAGCTAAAGCTGAAATTGTCAGAGAGCCATAACAAGACGAGTAAGCTGAAATCAAGTACCCGTTTTCTAACCTAATGAGGTAACTTTCAGAAATTCAAACCCTTTTTGGCCACTTCGTTTGCAGCAGTGCCTTCAAAATAAGATGTGGAGAGTACCGCACCAGTTTTTCTCACCACGTATCctaagaataacaaaaaagcacTCTGTACCCGTATATGTATCGCTAGTGAGGTATCCTCCATGCTTTGACAGGGTATGGTTCTTAATCTCCGCCCATTCCCCGAAGCTCTCCTGACAGATGGAGCACAGATACCCATGATCTtcctaaaacaaacaaagaaaatatactTTCCAAAAACTAAATAACATTGTACCCTTGCCTTTTTATGGTTCTCCATTTGAATATATCTATTACACCGGAAGTCGCAAATCTTACACTCGAACTTAATGATACCGGTATGAATTCGTTCGTGCGTCATCACCTATAGAAATTCTCATATGTATGGGAAGCAaacacaatttaaaaaaaaagcattacgAAGTCGAATTGCATACCGAAACTTCACTAGTAAACAGCTCCTCGCAGAAATGGCAAGAATACGTTTTGACGAACACATGAGACATTTTCCTGTGCTTCCTAAACAGAATGTCTGAAGATTCTCAAGAAGGTACTGATGAGTTAAAGATTAATCCAGCTCACCTTAGCTTGCGTGGAGTAAGAAATTTCTGATTGCATTCGTTGCATCGGAACCCGGAATTAGCTCCACGATGAAATTTTGCACGGTGGTTGGTGAAACGCTGCTCAGTGCACATGTTTTGTATTGGCGAACATTCATAACACAGCCATGTCTAAACACAATAAAAGTGCTTAATTCATGATAGTACGAAACGAAAGAAGTAGTTTGTGAGACAAAGGCAACTGAGGCAATATTCTCTGTAATAGGAGTTGCAATTTGAATACTAAGCCTCTCAAATGCCCATTCGTAAAATTTAGGAACGAGTTTACTGAAAGTAGGCATTCAGCTGCATAATGAATTTGGAGATTGCTAATCAAGAACTGAATGAGTCCCTGCGAAATCAGAAGAttgaaaacttcatttttaaaaaaattatacagGGACAATAGAAGTTCCCTAAAATTGGCTTAGTAGCTTATAAAACCATGTTTCGAGGAAAACAACTTCGGAAAGACCAGCAGAGGATGAGAATTTTGAAAGATCACTTCTGCATAACATATACAAGAGTTGAAGCTCCTAGAactcctgatttttttcctaaaggaCTTCAGTACCATCGTTAGAATACATGGCAAAAAGCATTTGGAGGATATCTGAGAATCTGAGAAACTGAGGATGTGTAGATTCGCATCAATCAGTTAAACAGGAAGAAGTATTACATCAAAAGAACTTACCATATCACACTCATGATCATTAAGATGACTCTTATCCGGAAGGCACTTAAAGCAGTCAAGACACTGTACGAATTCTACGCATTCAGGGTGCTTCTTTACGAAATGTTTCTTCAGCGAAACCTCATTTCTGAACCTCTTGTCACAGAATGGACACTGAGGAGAaacctaaaacaaaaaacttgtTAACTTGTCTATATGGTATCAGATATAATTTCGGATAGCTGACTACCTTCTTTCGGAACGTCCTCTTTGGTTGTCTGAGGTAACCGTTCGCATCAAACCTCGCCACAACACCATTTGATAACTCACCAGGAAGTGGAATCCTATGATGCCAGTAGTGATGTTCAGTGTTTGAATCAGAACTGTTATTACGTCTGTTCAGGAGAACTTACGCTTGGATATCGATGTCGTAGCTATTCGACTCTATTGCCGACTGCGGAGGAATAAAGCCTCCAGACGTCAACTCATCAATTCGATTCCGCTCTAGTTCTTCTTCTCTTAAGATTATCGAGTGATAAACGATAGCGGTTGCCCACATTAACAAGGTTACATAAATTACCTTTGTTTCTGCACTTCCAGCTCTTCTTGGTAGAGATATTCTAGGTACTCTACGTGATGTCGGTCCCGCAAATGTCGCTCCAGCAGATTTCTTTGCCCGAACCGATTACCGCAAACCTAAACACAAGCAAATTCTGCAAGCTATACAGATGTAGAAGTAGCAAATGTATCAATTTCAAACCTTGCACCGAATCATTTTACTTCGTACAATCTTCCTAATTTCAGCAGGGTCTGTAGGTCGCGGAGGAAGCGGTGGCAAGTCTAGGTCGAGCGTTGACTGCACAGAAGTGGGAATAACCACTGCACCTCCACCTGAAAGCCAAAAGTACCTAACTTTCACTTGGGGagtgaaaaatttcacataaCCTACCGAAAGTACTTCTTAGGCGACGACGTGGTTGTGAAATCGGCACACCTCTGGAGTCTAAGATAATTCTTTTCTTGCGGCATTCATCTGCGTTTCCCTCTCCTCGGAGGTTTGACACTACACTGCCTAATCCGTCCAAATGAGCTCTCTTAAATTTGAA
This is a stretch of genomic DNA from Necator americanus strain Aroian chromosome II, whole genome shotgun sequence. It encodes these proteins:
- a CDS encoding hypothetical protein (NECATOR_CHRII.G4847.T2), which encodes MILRENIHARRFCIAFHSTLWETRSFTKKMMDFEFFRNNPPPPFICIDLCSQISPLQSSASTVSVASLGPNSSNSPEGIEAVANPVIVCPNNQSAQCSIEGLPDGAIVHCAPDEATNERTSSNLSRCQEELREMKMEAIKARERRNEEKRLTRSEPERAHLDGLGSVVSNLRGEGNADECRKKRIILDSRGVPISQPRRRLRSTFGGGAVVIPTSVQSTLDLDLPPLPPRPTDPAEIRKIVRSKMIRCKVCGNRFGQRNLLERHLRDRHHVEYLEYLYQEELEVQKQREEELERNRIDELTSGGFIPPQSAIESNSYDIDIQAIPLPGELSNGVVARFDANGYLRQPKRTFRKKVSPQCPFCDKRFRNEVSLKKHFVKKHPECVEFVQCLDCFKCLPDKSHLNDHECDMTWLCYECSPIQNMCTEQRFTNHRAKFHRGANSGFRCNECNQKFLTPRKLRKHRKMSHVFVKTYSCHFCEELFTSEVSVMTHERIHTGIIKFECKICDFRCNRYIQMENHKKEDHGYLCSICQESFGEWAEIKNHTLSKHGGYLTSDTYTGYIESPRQRCRCCCFIYALEDDFLICAIAIDSAPEIRIFGLKIFFIVSTTEVGIMRNN
- a CDS encoding hypothetical protein (NECATOR_CHRII.G4847.T1): MDFEFFRNNPPPPFICIDLCSQISPLQSSASTVSVASLGPNSSNSPEGIEAVANPVIVCPNNQSAQCSIEGLPDGAIVHCAPDEATNERTSSNLSRCQEELREMKMEAIKARERRNEEKRLTRSEPERAHLDGLGSVVSNLRGEGNADECRKKRIILDSRGVPISQPRRRLRSTFGGGAVVIPTSVQSTLDLDLPPLPPRPTDPAEIRKIVRSKMIRCKVCGNRFGQRNLLERHLRDRHHVEYLEYLYQEELEVQKQREEELERNRIDELTSGGFIPPQSAIESNSYDIDIQAIPLPGELSNGVVARFDANGYLRQPKRTFRKKVSPQCPFCDKRFRNEVSLKKHFVKKHPECVEFVQCLDCFKCLPDKSHLNDHECDMTWLCYECSPIQNMCTEQRFTNHRAKFHRGANSGFRCNECNQKFLTPRKLRKHRKMSHVFVKTYSCHFCEELFTSEVSVMTHERIHTGIIKFECKICDFRCNRYIQMENHKKEDHGYLCSICQESFGEWAEIKNHTLSKHGGYLTSDTYTGYIESPRVWALFKGD